In Passer domesticus isolate bPasDom1 chromosome 1, bPasDom1.hap1, whole genome shotgun sequence, one DNA window encodes the following:
- the ABHD3 gene encoding phospholipase ABHD3 — MPAALPRSSRPQDRVPRGAACAPARPRPPQASPGPRWPLQAGPGPRRPPQAGAGPRWPRRGGPGAALQRGAGRGQRRGRRATAPPSPFPPPPPSAPGWARPRQPGCGVLPCRPPCAMDWQVLTRELSLYLETQVRVGFFGSGVGLSLVLGFGVAYACYYLNSIAKKPQLVASNDRFCRFLEEYCPVVTETYYPTIWCWEGRVQTLLRPFITSRPQVQYRNELIKTADGGQISLDWFDNNDSSYYPDASTRPTVLLLPGLTGTSKESYILHMIHQSETLGYRCVVFNNRGIAGEELLTPRTYCAANTEDLETVIHHVHSLHPSAPFMAAGVSMGGMLLLNYLGKTGRDTPLMAAAIFSAGWNVFESIESLEKPLNWLLFNYYLTTCLQSSISRHRQMLEKLFDMDLVMKARTIREFDKQFTSVMFGYRSIDDYYEDASPCRKLKSVGIPVLCLNSVDDVFSPGHAIPVETAKQNANVALVLTSCGGHIGFLEGIWPRKCTYMDRVFKQFVQAVFEHGNKIFSM, encoded by the exons ATGCCGGCAGCACTGCCGCGGAGCAGCCGGCCTCAGGACCGCGTCCCCCGCGGGGCAGCCTgcgccccagcgcggccccggccaCCCCaagccagccccgggccccGCTGGCCGCTCCAAGCcggccccgggccccgccggcCGCCCCAAGCCGGCGCCGGGCCCCGCTggccgcggcggggcgggcccggggcggcgCTGCAGCGCGGAGCGGGCCGCGGGCAGCGGCGCGGGAGGCGGGCAACAGCTcctccttctccctttcctcctcctcctccctcggCGCCGGGGTGGGCTCGCCCGCGGCAGCCGGGGTGTGGTGTCCTGCCGTGCCGTCCCCCGTGTGCGATGGACTGGCAGGTGCTGACCAGGGAGCTCTCCCTCTACCTGGAGACCCAGGTCCGCGTGGGGTTCTTCGGCTCCGGCGTGGGCTTGTCCCTGGTGCTGGGTTTCGGTGTCGCCTACGCCTGCTACTACCTCAACAGCATCGCCAAG AAACCCCAGCTGGTGGCAAGCAATGACCGTTTCTGCCGCTTTCTCGAGGAATATTGCCCTGTTGTGACAGAAACTTACTATCCCACGATTTGGTGCTGGGAAGGTCGGGTACAGACACTCCTGCGCCCCTTTATCACGTCTAGACCCCAAGTACAGTACAGGAA TGAGCTCATTAAAACAGCAGATGGAGGACAGATTTCGTTGGATTGGTTTGATAATAATGACAGCTCATATTATCCGGATGCCAGCACAAGACCCACTGTCCTGTTATTGCCTGGACTGACAGGAACAAGCAAGGAATCCTACATTCTTCATATGATCCATCAAAGTGAAACACTGGGATATAG ATGCGTGGTTTTTAACAATCGGGGAATTGCTGGCGAGGAGCTTTTG ACACCAAGGACTTACTGTGCAGCTAACACAGAGGATTTAGAGACTGTTATTCATCATGTGCACAGCTTGCACCCCTCAGCTCCATTTATGGCAGCAGGTGTTTCTATGGGAGG AATGCTTCTTTTAAATTACCTGGGAAAAACTGGCAGAGACACTCCTTTAATGGCAGCTGCAATTTTCTCTGCGGGTTGGAATGTTTTTGAATCTATAGAATCTCTGGAGAAGCCACTAAACTGGCTTCTTTTCAACTATTACTTGACCACTTGTCTACAATCTTCTATCAGCAG GCATCGACAAATGTTGGAGAAATTATTTGATATGGATCTTGTGATGAAG GCTAGAACTATTAGAGAATTTGATAAGCAGTTCACTTCAGTCATGTTTGGCTACCGTTCAATTGATGATTACTATGAAGATGCTAGTCCATGTCGGAAGCTGAAGTCAGTAGGAATTCCAGTGTTATGTCTAAACTCTGTGGATGATGTTTTCTCACCAGGTCATG CTATACCAGTAGAAACTGCCAAACAAAATGCAAACGTTGCTTTGGTCCTGACTTCATGCGGAGGCCATATCGGTTTTCTGGAAGGAATATGGCCAAGGAAGTGCACTTACATGGACAGAGTCTTCAAGCAGTTTGTGCAAGCTGTGTTTGagcatggaaataaaatctTCAGCATGTAG